The following DNA comes from Chryseobacterium gallinarum.
ATTTCTGAAGGATAATATGTTCTTCTTGCCAATTGACTCCTATTTTTAATTTAATACAATGGAACCCTTTTTCCAGTTTGTCCTGAATCTGTTCTTCCATATATCCGGCATCACCCATCCAGATCAGACCATTGATGGTAATGGCAGATTTTCCCTCCGTAAATTCGCTCGGAAAATATAGGTTGCCTCCGTTTTTTAAATTTAAAAGAGCCTGTTCATATCCAAACCATATGGATGGAAAATCCTTTAATTCCTCTTTTAAGTAGGCAGAATTTTGTGTAATATTGTTACAAAGCCATTTTAACCGGTCTTCATAGTCTGGTCTGTCATCAAAACTCAACCCTCTGAAAATTGCACACTCTCCTGTTCCTTTCTTACCCTCTTCTGAAATTTCCAGAATGAAAGTTTCCTTATCAAGCAAAACGCCGCGAGATGTTCCACTCGGGCGCTTAAATTGTAATAAGTATTTAAAATATGATGCTTTCATTATTTTACGCTGTCAATACGCATAAATTCTTCTGCTTTCTCTACCATTTCAATGCTTCCGCAGAAAAACGGAATTCTCTGGTGAAGTTCTGTAGGTTCTACTTCCAAAATCCGTCTGAATCCGTCTGTTGCTTTCCCACCAGCCTGCTCTGCAAGGAATGCCATAGGATTACATTCATATAATAATCTTAGTTTACCGTTCGGAGCCTGCGAATAAGAAGGATAGATATAAATTCCTCCCTTCAGCATATTTCTATGGAAATCCGCTACTAAGGAACCAATATATCGGGAAGTATAAGGGCGGTCACCTTCTTCCATCTGGCAGTATTTAAGGTAATTCTTTACTCCCTGAGGGAACTTGATATAGTTTCCTTCATTGATGGAATAAATTTTTCCGCTTGCCGGAAACTTTAAATTCGGGTGAGAAAGATAGTAGGTTCCCAAGGAAGGATCCAGCGTAAATCCGTTTACTCCGTTACCCGTTGTATACACGATCATTGTTGAAGAACCATAGATAACATACCCTGCGGCAATCTGATTCACTCCTTTCTGTAAGAAGTCTTCCAGCTGTACCGGAGTTCCCGGTTCAGTAACTCTCCTATAAATGGAGAAA
Coding sequences within:
- the fbp gene encoding class 1 fructose-bisphosphatase encodes the protein MSDQSLQTLGEFIIDKQEDFQYSTGELSRLLSAIRLASKVVNREVNKAGLADILGKSGNENIQGEEQQKLDVLANEIFITALSQREVVCGIASEENDDFIDIKCGENGHLSKYVVLIDPLDGSSNIDVNVSVGTIFSIYRRVTEPGTPVQLEDFLQKGVNQIAAGYVIYGSSTMIVYTTGNGVNGFTLDPSLGTYYLSHPNLKFPASGKIYSINEGNYIKFPQGVKNYLKYCQMEEGDRPYTSRYIGSLVADFHRNMLKGGIYIYPSYSQAPNGKLRLLYECNPMAFLAEQAGGKATDGFRRILEVEPTELHQRIPFFCGSIEMVEKAEEFMRIDSVK